The genomic DNA AGGTTCAAGCCATCGGTGGTCAGGCCCTCTCGGACCGCCATGGGGGCGTGACACTGCACGCAGAAACTCCCCAGCGCGCCCTGAGTCTCCTCCTGCCCGCGGCGATTCATCGCCAGGAACACGGGGTCTTCAGCGGCGTAGGCGTGCATGCTGCCCGACCACTCGCGGTAGTGCTCGCTGTGACAAGTCTCGCAGGTCCCGGGGTCGAGGAGCTCGTCCCGCGTGAACGTCTTCTGCTGGCCAACGCTGTCTTCGTTGCCGCAGCTGAAGAAGACGAAGCAGAGACCGAGGAGCGCCGATTGTTTCATCCGAGCCGTACGAGTTCTCGCGATCAGCGGATAGCACGAAGTCGGCACCGTTGCATTTCGAGCGTGCGAGCGGCCGCGCCCGCAGCCCGATCGGCGCCGATCTCTCCGCGCTTCGGGTGCGAATCGAACGCGTGGTTCTCGGTCGTTCAATGGAACACGCGACGAATGCTCAGCGTCGTCGAGAGCCCGGCGTACTCGATGTTCTTCTCGACTCCGCTCCAGAATGGATCTGCGAGCACGGCCAGGGTCGAATCCCAGGTCGGCCAGTGCCACATCCACGAGAGCCACGCGCCGGCACGCACACGGCGCTCGTCCGCGTCTGTTGCCTGAACGCCGTCGGTTCGCGCGCTGCCGGTGAAGCGTGCGTCGAGCAGCGCGCCGGCCGACCACTGCATGCTGAGCGAGCGCATGTAGCCGAGCTGCACGCTGGTTTCGTCGCCCAGATCCACGCGGCGCGTGCTGATTCCGATCTTCACGTCGCGGGGCAGACGCAGCGTGTGTTGGGCTCGGAGGTAGACGGAATCGAGCGGCGTGACCTGGAAGGTCAGCTTGACGCCCAGCGATGGTTTTAGGCTGCCGTCGCTGGTCACGTCGGCCTGAGTCGGTTCGGTGGAGTCCTCCGGCGGGCGCCCCGTCGGAACTGCGAGACCGGCGATGAGGTCGATGGACGGGAACAGGCCGCCGGGCGCGAAGATGCCGGACCCCGCCCCCAGGGCCGTCCAGCGCAGCGCGAGGCTGGCGTCCCCGACACCCAGCGCCGTAGCCGAACCGATCGAACGAATGCGACGATGTCCGAGCCTCAGAGGCAGCGCGGCGCCGAGCTGAACGCTCTTCGGGACGAGGCGGACCGCAGCTCCAAGGGTCAGCGTCGCGTCGTCGACGGACACCCCGTCGAGGGCGCGGTAGCGCCCGCTCGAGTCGGCGCTCCCGTAGGCGTGTTCGTACCCGAGCTGAGACGCGATGACGCCGTCGTCGCAGCTGGCCGCCACGACGAGCTCACTCGGCGCGCCGGAGCTGCAGCAAGCCTGGGCGCGGGCTCGAGACGCGCCGAGCGAAACGAGCGCGAACAGCGTCAGGGCTCGAATGCGAGGCAGAGCACACCTTCTCGCGCTCCCAGCGGAGCTTCAGTCCGCGTCGGCGGCGTCGGAGCTGGCGTCCGCGCCCATCCCGCCCGCGCTTCCGCCTGTCCCGCCGTCCGGCGTGGCGGCCTCGCACAGAGCGATGCACTGCGCCCCGTTCGCAGTGCACTGGGCGGCGCTCCACACCTCGTGGGCGTTCTCGTGGCAGTCGTGCACCGGTCCCGCGGTGCCGTCGTCGATGAGGTGACACGCCTCGATGATGGGCACACACTCGTCCGGTGTCTGATGCGAGTGCGCGGCGGCTTCATCCGAGCTGCAGGCCCAGAGGGCAAGGACGCTACTAAGACTCACGCACGCGAGCTGCCATGCCTTCATAAGGGCGTTATTGTCAGATCTTCGGCCACGTCGCAACTCCGGCTCACTCGTCTTCCGGGGCATCCGGCGCTTCGCCCGCGGCGCGCTCCGGGATGGGTCCGTGCTCCGCGTTCGCTTGTTTGGATGTCTTGGGCTCGGACTCGGGCACCGAGATCTCCACGACGATCTGGTCCTCGGGACTGAGCTCCGCCACCTCGCCGCCCGTCACGGCCGAGCCGGACAGATCCGGCAGCTCTTCTCCGGAGAAGTCCGGGAGCTCACCCAGATCGAACTGGCTCGAGCGCGGTTTCTCCGGGGCGGGCCGATCCTTTTCGTCCGGTGACGGCACGGTCGGAGTCTAGCTCATTCGCCGGGAACCTGCGTCGTCGGGGTGCGCGCGACCTACTCCCGTCGCGTCGACGGCTGAGCCGGCCTGGCGCGCCGACGCGCCAGGCATGCCCACGCGGCCGGCAGCGGGGCGCGCTCGATGCGGAACTCCGTGGCGCGCAGCTCTTCGAGCGCGAGGCTGGGTTCGATGGCGGCCAGGACCTCGGCGGCGGACCGCCGGGGCGGACCTTCCTCGCGGGCCGGACCTTCGGTGCTGCCGAGCAAACTGAGCCAAGCTCCGCCCGGGGCAAGCAGCTCGGCGACGCGTGCGGCGAAGCGTGCACGCTCTTCGGCGCCGTCGAAGATGTGAAAACAACCACGGTCGAACACCAGATCGAACGGACCGCCGGGCACCTCCTCGGTCAGGAAGTCCAGGCAGTGAAACTCGACGGAGCCCGCGTTCGGGGGCTCAGCTTGTTTCGCTCGTTCGATCGCCAGCGGCGCGAGATCCAGGGCAACGACTGCAAAGCCGCGCTCCGCGAGCCAGCGTGCATCGCTGCCGGTGCCACAGCCAATCTCGAGGGCTCGCCCCGGCACGACCCGTCCGCGCTCGACGAGCTCGGTCAGGTGCGGGTCCGGCATGCCGATGTCCCAGGGTGTGCAGTTGCTCCGATAACGTTCTTCCCACAGCGCTCGACTCATGCCCGACCCGTTGTGCACCGATGGCGCGGTGTCAACGCTGGTGGGCCTGGTCGGGTGGTTGTGGCGGGAAAGGCTGTCACCCCACGCGCGGATGTCGGCGCCGACGCTCGGCCACAGTGAAGCGCTAGCGGGCTGGGATCCGGTAACGTGTGCTCGCGCGGTCGAGCTCCAGACGGTACTCGTCGAACCAGCGCACCTCGAGCGGAGTCGGCCGGATGCGGGAGGGGGGAGGCAGGCCAGCGAGGCGCGGGTGGCCGGAGAGCTCGAGCGACCCGCGAGCACCTCGGGTCTTTCGGCAACCGACCGCGTCGACGTCGATCTCGGTGAAGTGGATCTCGTCGTCCAGGCGAGAGTACGTGCGTACCGGAAAGCGCATGGGACGCGAGGGGCCGGGTCGCTCGACCTCGAAACCAAACACCAGCTGCCCCGCCTCCGAGACGCGACAGCGCATGTGCGAAGGACCGGCATCGACCTGGATGTCCCCCACGAACTTCGGGTAACCCCAGATGGTTCGCCCGGCGACGTCCGCCGCCGACGTCGTCACGGGCAGGAGCTGCACCCAGTGTCCGACGTCACCGAGCCAGCGTTCGGCCATCAGCGGTAGCAGCGGTACTCGAAGGTGACGCCCCCATCGACAGGGGATCGAGAGGGCCGCCTCGAGGTACGGGCCGATGCTGGTGTCCACGTACTCGAAGGCTGCGGCCACCAGCACGGAGGTCCCGGGCCGGACCTCGATCACGTCGAGGCGCGCATCCGGCAGAAGCTTCGCGAGCTCGCGGGTCGGAGCTGGAAACCCCGCGATCCAAGCGCGGGCCTTGCGGTAGACGATGGGCAGTGCGGTCGACATGTCGCGAGCATCGGAGTCCGCGACGCGGGGGACGTCAATGCGAGCCGCATCGCGACATGCGGGATGTCATTGGCCCTGGCGGGACGACGTCGGCACGCTGTCCACATGCTGGCGCGTGAAGCGGTGGTCGAGCTCGATCTCCTCCGGAACCCTGGCCCGTGGATCGAACCGCCACGGGCGAGCCACGCCCGTGCCCGGGCTCGGGTGTTCGCCGAGCGCGCGCTGAAGCCGCGGGCGCGCCGCATCGACAGCGAGGCTCAGCACTCGCATCCGCTCGGGAGCGCGGATTGGGCCTTCCTGCGCGAGGCCGCCGCCGCAGGTTGGCTCACCGGCATGGCGCCGCGCGCGTTGGGCGGTGACGGCGCGCGCTCGACCGAGGTGGCCGTGGCCATGGAGGAGCTCTGCGCAGTCTGCGGGGGACTCGGTCTGCTGGTCGGTGCCAACTCCCTCGGCTTGTCCGCGCTACTCTTCAGCATGGACCTCGGGCTCTGGGCCCGTGTGGTGCGCCCGGCTGCCTGTGAGCGACGCAGTCCCCCGGAGCGACCGACGCTGTTTGCCTGGGCCATCACCGAACCGTCGAGCGGGTCCGACGTCGAACATGCGCTCGGGCTCGAGCGTGTCGTCTCACCCACGTGGGCGGCTCGGGTGCCCGGTGGGTATGAGCTCCATGGTCGCAAGGCGTTCACCTCGAATGGTTCGATCGCGCGTTACATCGTCGTTCACGCAGCCCTCGATCGGTCGCACCCGCGCGAGAGCTGGACCGCGTTCCTGGTCGACACGAGGCGCGACGGATTCAGCGCAGCTCGCGATGAGATGAAGCTCGGGCAGCGGGCGTCGCCGGCGACCGAGACCGCGTTCGATGGGGTGTTCGTGCCGGAGCTCGATCGGGTGGGGCCCGAAGGCCTCGGATTCGAGCTGACCGAGCTGATCCTCGCCGGATCGCGCGGCCCGGTCGGCGCCATTGCGACGGGTATTGCGCGCGGTGCGCTGGAGGCGTCGCTACGGGTGGTCGCCCGCCTGCCGGAAGGGCACCCGTGCTCTGCGGCACAGCCATGGGTGAAGGACACCGTCGCCGAAATGGCGCTACGCCTCCACGCGGCGCGACTCACCTACCTCGACGCCACGCTGTCGTTCGACTCGCAGGTAGCGCCCGCGGGTCGTCTGCAAGCGGCGTTCGCCTCCGCCGCGCCTGGCGCTGCTCGGTTGATTCCGGAGACTCGGCTCAAGCGCGGCTGCGAGGTGGGGTTCTCTCGCTTCCTGAAGCGCCTGACGGACAGTGGAGCCCTGCGTCAGCAGCTCGCGCGCGCGTCGTCCGCCAAGGTCTTCTGCGCGGACGCGGCGATGTGGGTATGCGAGCGCGCCTGTGATCTCGTGCCCCCGAGCGACCCGGAGCGCTGGGCAGTGGACAAGGCGTTTCGAGACGCGAAGCTCGCGCAGATCTACGAGGGCACGAACCAGATCAATCGGCTGCTCGTCGGGGAACAGCTGCTCGGTGACTAGCGACGATGCTCGTTGGCACCGACCCCTATTTCCGAAACGGATTCGACGCGCTCACGGACTCCTTGGCCGCCGCCTTCTCTCCAGCGGACAGGCTGCCCTCTTCGGCACAGAGCGGATCGCTTGGTGCGCAGCGGGCGCCGGGAGCTGGGCGGGCCTTGGGGCCCGCAGAGCACGTCATCGCGCACGAGAGGTCACCCGGCGCACAGGCACAGTGGCCGCCGCGAGCTTCACGCAGGCGCTTGCGTGTGTCCTCCAGCGCCGCCGCCTGTGCGTGCAGGTCGCGCCCGTCGCCGCCAGCACGGGCACCGGCGCGGACGCGGTCGAGCTCGTCGCCGAGTCGTCGGTCGGCGGCGGCGAAGTCGGCTGGCGTCCCCGACTTGAACAGCTTCCCGGCTTCGAACAGCGTCGCGCCGGTGTGACTCCTCGCCAAGCGCGTCGCCACAACGGGGTCGAGAAGAGAGAGCTCCGTGCCCGAGTCGCTCGTGCGGACTCGCAGCCTGCCGGACGCACGGAGCGAGCGCTCGCCAAGGCGATAGCTCGAGGAAAACTCCGCGACCGTGAGCTCTCGGGGACCCCCCTCGGGCAAGCGAACCTTCACCAACAAAGTCTTCTCTTCCGCGGCACCGAAGCTGCCAAGTCGAACGGTGAGGTGCCGACCGTTCTGCTCGACCTCGCGGTCGAACACCTGCACGAGCTCGGCGCCATCGGCGAGGTCCAGCTCGAGTGTAGCGTTCGTCGTCGCCGTCTTCGTCAGCCCGGAGATTTCGCGTTCGAACGCCTTCGCTAGCTCCGCTCTGTCGCGAGCGAAGTGGTGCTCGCCGTTGGAAAACCGCGCCAAGGTCGAGAGCAGCGCTTCGTTGTAGTCCAGGTCGATACCAATGGAGCTGACGCTGATCCCCTGCTCGCGTGCCCGGCCCGCGATGCGCTGAAACCCCGCCAAGCTCCGCTCGCCCGCCGTAGCTTCTCCATCGCTGAGCAAGAGCACGTGGAGCACGTGACCTTCGCTCGAGGCCAGGTCCGCCAACGCCGACTCCAGCCCGCACGAGATGCAGGTATTTCCCGATGCGGCGCCGGAATCAAGGCGTGACAGCGCCCGCTTCCGAGACTCCGGGTTCAGCGTCGTCGCGGGCAGCAGCGTGCTCACGCGGGTGTCATAGGCCAGCAGCGTCAAGCGGTCCCCATCGCGCATGCGGGACACCAGCCCGCGGGCGGCCGAGAGTGCGTTGGCGAGGCGGCGACCCCGCATCGAACCCGAGCGGTCGATGAGCGTGACCACGTGCACGGGCTGCGCCGTCGCTGTCGCTGCGGGAGCCCGCAGCTTGAACAGCAGATACGTCTCGGCTCGGCCAGCGCTCGTCAATACCGCATGCCCGATCCGAGCCTCGAGCTCGAGGGGCCCTGGTATCGTGACGACAACTGCTGCCTCGGCCGAGGGTGTCCTTGTCTCGCGCTCGCCCCCGGGCGCCTGCGTCAATGGCGCGGTTCTCCAGACCACCGCTCCACTCGACGAGACCATGCCCAGAATGGACAACCCAAGCAGTGTGCCCACGCGCATGGCGCATTGGATGCGCTGACCGGGCGAAAGCTTGGCTCTGGAAACCCGTCTGAAATCCTTCCCAAAGTGCCCAACCGGTCCCGCCACCGAGCACGACCCTTGGCTCGAGCCGCGCTCGGTGCGATCAAGGGTGTGTCATGGACCACGAGCCTGCAGCCGCGAGTCGGCGCGCGCTCCGAAGCACGCTGGTCAAACCCGGCTACAGCATCGGAACCCTGGGCAACCTGGTGGTCGCGGTCAGCCGTGAGCCGCCGACGGTGGAGTCCACGCTGGATGTCAGCGTTCAGCTCGACGCTCTGTGGCCGAAGTACCCCAAGGGTGTGTCCCTCGTGTTCGCGCCCCGTGCCCCACGACCCGCCTTGTCCGCCAAGGCCACCAGGACGCTGCTGGCCGAATGGAGGCGCCTCGAGCCACACCTGGCTTGTGCCGTCATCGTGTTCGGCGCATCGACTCTGGGCGGGGCCATCCAGCGCAGCCTGACCACCGCCGTCCTGCGCATGCACAGCGGAAGGGTCCCGATCAAAGCGAGCTCGAGCCCATTCGACGCCGCGGCCTTCATCACCCGCCACGACGCGGAGCACCCCGCCGCTCATCTCCTGGGGCTGTCCCTTCAGTCCTTCATTCAGGAACACGAACGCTGAGCTTCGTCTGCTCGGAGGTGCGCGCAGCCATCCCGCACGCTCGGGAACGACCGCGCTACTTGGGGTCGAGGCTGAGCTGCCGCGGTGCGCCATGCCGGAAAGGTGTTGCTACGGCGGCGGCCCACGTTCACCTTTGGACGCATGAAACCTCGGGCGGCACAGGGACTCGCTGGGATCATCTGTGTTGCGATGTTCGGCTGCGGTGATGCCGCCGGCGGCGACGCATCGAACGCGGGTGGGGCAGGAGCGGGCGGAGCGGCGGGTGCAGGTGCAGGTGGCGTCGCTGGCGCGGGTGCGACCGCGGGAGCCGGCGGTGGCGCGGGTGCGGGCGCGAGCGCCGGTGCGGGAGGCATCGCTGGCGCGGGGGGTGTCGCGGGCTCCGGTGCGACAGCAGGCACGGGCGCGACCGCGGGCTCGGGCGGGACCGCGGGCTCCGGCGGCAGCGGCGGGGGTGCGACCGGCCCGCTTCGCGCCTTCCCAGGTGCAGAAGGTTTTGGCGCCAACACCAAGGGCGGTCGCGGCGGCGACGTCTACCATGTGACCACCCTCGCCGACAGCGGGCCAGGCTCGTTGCGCACCGGGATCCAGTCGGCGACCGGGCCGCGCACGATCGTGTTCGAGGTCGGCGGTGAGATCAAGCTCAAGTCGCGACTCATCATCGACAAGAACAACCTGACGATCGCGGGACAGACCGCGCCGGGTGACGGGATCACGATTCGCGATCGCAGCGTCGATATCGCCAAGGCCAAGGACATCGTGATCCGATTCTTGCGCATGCGCCGCGGTGACAGCGACATCCTCGCCAGCGGCAAACCGACGGGCTCCATTGGTCTGGACACCGTGTCCATCGACGACTCCGCCAATGTCATCTTGGATCACGTGTCGCTGTCGTGGAGCTGCGACGAGCTATTCGGCGTGGTTCAGAACCAGAACGTCACTATCCAGTGGGCGCTCATGGCCGAGCCGCTGGGAGATCCCAAGCTACACCCCTACGGGGACGAGCACGCCTACGGACTCAACCTGAGCGCAAACACGCTGAGTCTGCACCACTCGCTGCTGGCGAACTATGTCATGCGCGGCCCCCAGTTCGAGGCCAACGATGCCACGAACAACCAGGGTTATCAGGTGCAAATGGAGGCGGTGAACAACGTCTTCTTCGACTACGAGCGCTCGGGGTCGCGTTACACGGCCGGCATCGAGACCAACCCGAGTGCGGCCAGCAACATCAACTTCTCCTTCCACTTCCGGAAGAACCTGTACCTGTACGACCCGACCGGCTCGCCGCGCGCCGAGATCCACACAGAGCTGAAACACGGGGTGGCCAGCAAGGTGAAGGTGCACGTCGCGGGCAACATCGGGCCGCATCGGCCGAGCGACTCCGGTAGCGAGTGGTCGCTGGTCTGGACGGACAACACGAACCCGAGCACGGTCATCACGAGCGCAGCCAGCAACGTGAAGGCGCAGATGTCGAATACTGCCCTGTTCACGCCACCGGTCCCGGTGACGGAGCAATCACCCCAGGCGGCGTACGACGCCATCCTCCAGCAGGTGGGAGCGTGGAAGAAACGAGACGCCGTGGATCAGCGCATCGTCCAGAATGTGGTCAACCGCAAGTGGAGCAACTACCTGCACTCCCAGGCAGAGGTGGGGGGCTTTCCGAAGTTGCAGTCGGGCACACCGGTGGCCGACGTGGACCGGGACGGCATGGCGGACGCGTGGGAGCTGGCAGCCGGCCTCGACCCGACCAACGCCGCCGACCGTAACGGCGACCTGGATGGAGACGGTTACACCAACCTCGAAGAGTACCTGGCTGACCTGGCCAAGTAGCCGCCGCGCTCTTGCTTCTCGGGCCACGCCCACCCCGCTCGCCTCGAATCGCCGGAGCACGTCCGGACGGAATTCGGACGGCCTCGGAATC from Myxococcales bacterium includes the following:
- a CDS encoding class I SAM-dependent methyltransferase, producing the protein MSRALWEERYRSNCTPWDIGMPDPHLTELVERGRVVPGRALEIGCGTGSDARWLAERGFAVVALDLAPLAIERAKQAEPPNAGSVEFHCLDFLTEEVPGGPFDLVFDRGCFHIFDGAEERARFAARVAELLAPGGAWLSLLGSTEGPAREEGPPRRSAAEVLAAIEPSLALEELRATEFRIERAPLPAAWACLARRRARPAQPSTRRE
- a CDS encoding acetoacetate decarboxylase family protein; protein product: MSTALPIVYRKARAWIAGFPAPTRELAKLLPDARLDVIEVRPGTSVLVAAAFEYVDTSIGPYLEAALSIPCRWGRHLRVPLLPLMAERWLGDVGHWVQLLPVTTSAADVAGRTIWGYPKFVGDIQVDAGPSHMRCRVSEAGQLVFGFEVERPGPSRPMRFPVRTYSRLDDEIHFTEIDVDAVGCRKTRGARGSLELSGHPRLAGLPPPSRIRPTPLEVRWFDEYRLELDRASTRYRIPAR
- a CDS encoding acyl-CoA/acyl-ACP dehydrogenase; this encodes MLAREAVVELDLLRNPGPWIEPPRASHARARARVFAERALKPRARRIDSEAQHSHPLGSADWAFLREAAAAGWLTGMAPRALGGDGARSTEVAVAMEELCAVCGGLGLLVGANSLGLSALLFSMDLGLWARVVRPAACERRSPPERPTLFAWAITEPSSGSDVEHALGLERVVSPTWAARVPGGYELHGRKAFTSNGSIARYIVVHAALDRSHPRESWTAFLVDTRRDGFSAARDEMKLGQRASPATETAFDGVFVPELDRVGPEGLGFELTELILAGSRGPVGAIATGIARGALEASLRVVARLPEGHPCSAAQPWVKDTVAEMALRLHAARLTYLDATLSFDSQVAPAGRLQAAFASAAPGAARLIPETRLKRGCEVGFSRFLKRLTDSGALRQQLARASSAKVFCADAAMWVCERACDLVPPSDPERWAVDKAFRDAKLAQIYEGTNQINRLLVGEQLLGD
- a CDS encoding VWA domain-containing protein, coding for MRVGTLLGLSILGMVSSSGAVVWRTAPLTQAPGGERETRTPSAEAAVVVTIPGPLELEARIGHAVLTSAGRAETYLLFKLRAPAATATAQPVHVVTLIDRSGSMRGRRLANALSAARGLVSRMRDGDRLTLLAYDTRVSTLLPATTLNPESRKRALSRLDSGAASGNTCISCGLESALADLASSEGHVLHVLLLSDGEATAGERSLAGFQRIAGRAREQGISVSSIGIDLDYNEALLSTLARFSNGEHHFARDRAELAKAFEREISGLTKTATTNATLELDLADGAELVQVFDREVEQNGRHLTVRLGSFGAAEEKTLLVKVRLPEGGPRELTVAEFSSSYRLGERSLRASGRLRVRTSDSGTELSLLDPVVATRLARSHTGATLFEAGKLFKSGTPADFAAADRRLGDELDRVRAGARAGGDGRDLHAQAAALEDTRKRLREARGGHCACAPGDLSCAMTCSAGPKARPAPGARCAPSDPLCAEEGSLSAGEKAAAKESVSASNPFRK